One Glycine max cultivar Williams 82 chromosome 1, Glycine_max_v4.0, whole genome shotgun sequence genomic window, TTAGGAAAGACAAATGCAAAACGTTCCGAACACTTTACCCTTAATAAATAGCCGAACCATTCAAGATgatacttttcaaattttataattataaaaatatattttatttttactttaaaatgataagatattttattattttcaacatctttttataaatgttaatcatagaaaatgaatatttttaacatttcttGTACAAATCTTTAAGTAAAGTATAAATAATACAAtactttataataaatcaaaataaaattaaacattttctcaaacgacatgtatgtagtttattttaaaaaatcgcTAGTTTTTATCAGCTtcataaaaaagttattgaaaaaataatctaCTCAgctagtttgtttaaacttaacaactataattgtaaaataattgtttttttaaaaaaaagtaaataagatTTACTTTTTAGAATaaacagaaaattatttttaaaaaaatttaaacaaagactagaaaaaaacataaaactgcttcttttattaaaatatgcaatttttcttttaacaaataagtttaaacaaaccagttcaattatttttccaaaattaatataaactaaACAAGCACCTAGAAAAAACGCTTAGAAGCTGATACGCTGATCCTATAGCCTTAATTCAAATAACAAGTACCAAATCATGGAAACTTGGTGGTTAATCAAATAGAACGCATACCATCAATCTCTCTTTAAAATCAAGATGTACCCAATACAAAGCCATTAGCATTACCAACATGCAAAATGTTTAAGCTTGAAAAATGTTTGAGCCAATATCTGTCTTCTAATGCCAAAAGCACCACAAATAAATAAGATAgggataattaaagtgcaccaGGCATGGAATAGCAAACTAGGCAGTGTCTGTTGCAGGTTGGGTAACACCAGACTTCACCAACATCTTAGTCAGGGCCTCTGGGGAGCAAACTTCATACTTGACTTTCCCAGAGGGTGAAAGGAAAACCTCTGCAAGTTCAAGCTTTTCTGAGGTTAGACTTGTGCTGTCCATGGTTTTACTTAACACCTTCAATGCAAGTTGTACTGCTTCTTCTCTTGTGATGTCATCCTTGTAGTCCTGTTTCAGTATTGATTGTGCTGCCTGGTTATTTGCCCCAATGGCTCCAGCTTTCCAGCCACCATAATTTCCACTAGGGTCGCTCATGTAAAGCTGAAAGCCAAAGTTTTTGTCCCATCCTGCAAATAGGAACGAAACTCCAAATGGCCGAAGACCACCGAATTGGGTGTAACCTTGCTTGGTATCGCAGAGAGACTGAACTAACTGCTCAACTGGCATGGGCTCTTGATAGGCGTATGTGTAGCGTTGGGCTTGGACCCTTGCGGTATTGATTAGGATGTTGGCATCAGACATTATCCCAGCCACAGCGCATGCAACATGATCATCAATCTTGTACATTTTCTCGGTGGAAGTTGAGGTTTGGAGCAGCTTGGATGTGACCTTCTTTTCACCAACCAGCACTACCCCATCTTTTGATAAGATCCCTATTGCGGTACCAGCATTCCCAATAGCCTCCATTGCATATTCCACTTGGTAAAGACGTCCTTCCGGGGAGAAGATTGTTGTACGGCTGTCATATCTTCGAGACATTTTGATCTCTGATTACTGATCTATGCAAAGTAGCAAGATGGAAATGAAAGGAATTAAACAGGTATTTCCTAGTTTGATGCAAAAAGGAGGAAAGAATTAAAAttctaatacttttttttctctataccTACAAGCTCAGcagaatattataaatttaagagacAGTAAAACAATGGAATGATCTAAATTCCCCTGAGCTACCCCCAACCCGGTCACTCTTCCAGCAAAAAATCAATTCTCACcatactaaaaaattaataaaacctCTATAACAtacatagtttttttaaaaaaaaaaatcattagattGAGAATATAGGCTTCACTGCACTAAAGTTCCCAGTCTGCATTATGGATATAAGTGCCAACTAAGAAATAATAAGAGATAAGTCCCTGATTCATGGCCAACAAATATAGAGCTTCCAGATGCAATTAGGAAAACTGAAATGAAGTAAAAGACAACAATATAAAGAGTCCTCGTTACACAACCAGTTGTGACATTTATATTAGTGAAAAACTGTTGAATTGATGGcacaaaaaacaaagcaaacagTTGTGACATTTAAGACTATTGTTGCttttatctcttaaaaaaaaagaaaaaaagagcctTTTCCTCGAAAAAAACAGCATATTAAATACTGCAAATCACATAAACTAGATAACTCTGTTAAAAACACAGTTGTATTTCTCAATCTTATCttcaaaatatgttttctaCTACCTACAGGACTACATCATGTAGTTATTAGCATGAAGACATAGAATGGATAAAAGGACAAGGGGAAGTAAAAAATCTTGCTAAAAAACAAGTGAAAATACAATTCAGGAAGGAATTGTGTTGTGATTATTTGTTCAAGCTGACAAAAGGAAGATAGTCATGTTGATTTTGCGTTCTACTCAATGAGCCCCTATGAAGGTTCAGGTGTCTCCTTTGGGTAAGTTGTCAATCAAATAGGAAGTTTACCTACAAAGGGGTCTGTTCTGACATACGCTTTCTcttgttttaaaatgtttaggAAAATTTTGATACTGTCGGTATTTCTGTTGAAATGATTTCATATGAAAATCATAGCAGTATCCTCCACGATATCCTGTATACTCCAGGCCAGGAACTTTTAAATTGCTCAACTTTAATACAGGGGTTGAAGACccaaaggaaaatattattcagCTGAGTACCCAAGGGAGTGAAGAAGACAATTGGAATACCAATCCTTTGCTCCATAATTTGAGCTtacaaaatgatgaaaatatggATGGTTCATGATTCTCAACTGGTGGTTGAGAACAGGATCATTCtgaataaatttaaactaaGTTATATAAGTGGATTCCCGAATTCTTTCATGCATAATAAGCTCTCACTATTTTCTGGAAGGTTAAAGGTCCAGGGTCATGTCTTTTGTCAAAAAATGATACTGAAGAGAATTAATACTATTAATCTGATAGAAATGATAAGACCAGATAAGACCATATCTCCAGGTGTTAATGCAGCACATTACAATCGTTCAGAATATGCTACTATTGCTAGACACTCAGGGTTACATGGATTAAGGATCAACATCTACCCTTCTTGACAGATGTTACAGGGACACCTTAGCTACAAAACAAGCCAACCCTCTACAAAATATGGACAAGCTGAGCATCATGCTGAGAATAGTGAGACATGTTTAGAAGGGCACGCAAAACAGAGTGAAGCTTCCAACATCATATTAGTGTGCAT contains:
- the LOC100802854 gene encoding proteasome subunit alpha type-4, giving the protein MSRRYDSRTTIFSPEGRLYQVEYAMEAIGNAGTAIGILSKDGVVLVGEKKVTSKLLQTSTSTEKMYKIDDHVACAVAGIMSDANILINTARVQAQRYTYAYQEPMPVEQLVQSLCDTKQGYTQFGGLRPFGVSFLFAGWDKNFGFQLYMSDPSGNYGGWKAGAIGANNQAAQSILKQDYKDDITREEAVQLALKVLSKTMDSTSLTSEKLELAEVFLSPSGKVKYEVCSPEALTKMLVKSGVTQPATDTA